A stretch of the Siniperca chuatsi isolate FFG_IHB_CAS linkage group LG24, ASM2008510v1, whole genome shotgun sequence genome encodes the following:
- the LOC122871958 gene encoding gastrula zinc finger protein XlCGF57.1-like: MSKVQTLRAFVSQRLSAAAEEIFELFERTIAEYEEELCGQRKLLDAVFQPEVRLHRADVQLLSVSKEEDPPEQQDWSPSLDQEDPPEPPHIKEEPEELWTSQEGGQLRGLEEADTTKFTFTPVPVKSEEDDEEKPQSSQLHQRLTEQVKTEADGENCGGPEPVRNSDPDRHLHPATQDKTSDSSEPETDDSCDWEETRKPQSGLNPLQINKVPVSDQKCYTGKTSSSSSECATSFGHKGHLQEQDGLQTGEKPYSCSVCKKTFQRKGDVVVHMVVHTGEKPFSCSVCGKRFARKPHLRQHLIIHTGEKPFSCSVCGTRFARKPHLTRHLIIHTGEKPFSCSICGKGFTEKSTLTLHLRVHTGEKPFSCSVCKASFSRRSHLSRHMGIHTGEKPFSCSVCDKRFTRLAHKKTHKCAGESSGSK; the protein is encoded by the exons ATGTCTAAAGTCCAAACGCTGAGAGCTTTTGTCAGCCAGAGACTAAGTGCGGCTGCTGAAGAGATATTTGAGCTGTTTGAAAGAACGATAGCAGAGTACGAGGAGGAACTTTGTGGACAACGCAAACTActggacgctgttttccagcctgaagtccggctgcacagagcag ACGTCCAGCTGCTGTCGGTGAGTAAAGAAGAGGATCCCCctgagcagcaggactggagccccagtctggaccaggagGACCCACCAGAGCCCCCACATATTaaagaggaaccagaggagctctggaccagtcaggagggagggcagcttcgagggctggaggaggccgataCCACCAAGTTCACATTCACTCCTgtccctgtgaagagtgaagaagacgatgaagagaaacctcagtcctcacaacttcatCAAAGACTCACTGAACAGGTGAAAACAGAAGCTGATGGAGAGAactgtggaggaccagaacCAGTCAGGAACTCAGATCCAGATAGACATTTACATCCAGCTACTCAGGACAAGACGTCCGACTCCTCTGaacctgagactgatgacagttgtgattGGGAGGAGACCAGGAaacctcagtcaggtttaaacccTCTGCAAATCAATAAAGTACCTGTAAGTGATCAGAAATGTTATACTGGAAAAACATCAAGTAGCTCCTCTGAATGTGCTACAAGCTTTGGCCACAAGGGACATCTGCAGGAACAAGATGGACTccaaacaggagagaaaccatatagttgctcagtttgtaaaaaaacttttcaacGGAAAGGAGATGTTGTGGTGCACATGGTagtccacacaggagagaaaccatttagttgttctgtctgtggtaaacGATTCGCACGAAAGCCACATCTGAGACAACACTTGataatccacacaggggagaaacccttcagttgttctgtctgtggtacaAGATTCGCACGAAAGCCACATTTGACACGACACTTGataatccacacaggggagaaacccttcAGTTGTTCTATCTGTGGTAAAGGATTCACAGAAAAGTCAACTTTGACGTTACACTTAAGAGttcatacaggagaaaaacctttcagctgctcagtttgtaaagcAAGTTTCAGTCGCAGAAGCCATTTGTCCAGACACATGGgaatccacacaggggagaaaccatttagttgcaGCGTTTGTGATAAAAGATTCACACGGCTTGctcacaaaaaaacccacaagtGTGCTGGTGAGAGCAGCGGCAGTAAATGA